The proteins below come from a single Jaculus jaculus isolate mJacJac1 chromosome X, mJacJac1.mat.Y.cur, whole genome shotgun sequence genomic window:
- the LOC101602385 gene encoding olfactory receptor 11L1-like: MGNLTTIKEFLLLGFGSLHGLQFFLFGAFLGIYVVTLLGNIVILTVIFNNPTLQTPMYFFLSNFSFLEIWYTTSIAPKMLQTLLKGPEAISFAGCVAQFYFFGSMAVVECFLLASMSYDRYLAICSPLRYPSLMNLSTCVLLAGGSWVGGFLTPVVTVTMTFQLPFCASNEIDHFFCDLAPLLKLACSNPEIVEKTTFLMASFVTMVPFLLTIASYIRIVVAVLRIPSVEGKQRAFSTCSSHLIVVTLYYGTLGTVYAVPTATQAAVLNKIFSLLYTVVTPMINPIVYSLRNKDVKKAVWKLLNQWAYAKET; the protein is encoded by the coding sequence ATGGGTAATCTGACCACAATCAAAGAATTTCTCCTTCTGGGATTTGGAAGTCTCCATGGGTTACAGTTTTTCCTTTTTGGAGCATTTCTTGGAATCTATGTAGTGACTTTACTGGGGAACATTGTCATCCTTACAGTTATTTTCAATAACCCCACGCTCCAAACCCCCATGTACTTCTTTCTGTCCAATTTCTCCTTCCTTGAGATCTGGTACACAACCTCCATTGCTCCTAAGATGCTGCAGACCCTTCTCAAAGGTCCAGAGGCAATATCTTTTGCAGGTTGTGTGGCtcagttttatttctttggttccATGGCAGTAGTTGAGTGCTTTCTCCTGGCATCTATGTCTTATGACCGCTACCTTGCTATCTGCAGTCCCCTCCGGTACCCATCCCTCATGAATCTCTCCACCTGTGTACTCCTTGCAGGTGGATCTTGGGTGGGTGGGTTCTTAACTCCTGTGGTTACTGTCACCATGACTTTTCAGTTGCCATTCTGTGCATCCAATGAGATTGATCACTTCTTCTGTGACCTAGCACCTCTGCTAAAGCTGGCTTGTTCCAATCCTGAGATAGTGGAAAAAACTACTTTCCTTATGGCCTCTTTTGTCACCATGGTACCCTTCCTGCTTACCATAGCATCCTATATCCGCATTGTGGTTGCTGTTCTCAGGATCCCATCAGTTGAAGGAAAGCAACGAGCCTTCTCAACATGCTCCTCCCACCTCATTGTAGTTACTCTCTACTATGGAACTCTAGGAACAGTGTATGCTGTTCCTACAGCAACTCAGGCTGCTGTCCTAAACAAGATCTTCTCACTGCTCTACACCGTGGTCACCCCCATGATCAACCCCATTGTGTACAGCTTGAGAAACAAAGATGTTAAAAAGGCAGTGTGGAAACTCCTGAATCAGTGGGCATATGCCAAGGAGACATAA